The sequence below is a genomic window from Candidatus Cloacimonadota bacterium.
ATGGTGGTTGTATTGGGCGGCGTAGGCCAACTTGCTGGCACCGTATATGCAGCATTAGGGTTGGGAATATTGAACAAGCTGCTTGAAGGATGGACTGGCGCAGTCTTGGCCAAGATAGCTGTTTTGGTCTTCATCATCATCTTTATCCAAAAACGACCACAAGGAATTTTTGCGATGAAGGGACGGAGTGCCGAAGCATGACTGAAAAATTACCATCAAAATTTGAAGCGACCCTACCCGCTCCAACGCCTTTGCTTTCACGTGCCAGTTGGAGTGGCTTTATCGGCGCACTCTTGGTCATCAGTTGCTTGGTTCCCATTCTGAATTTATGGGTGCCGGCTGACAGTGCATTGCATCTCAGCGATTACGCGGTAGGGCTAATCGGAAAGTTCATGTGCTTTGCAATTTGC
It includes:
- a CDS encoding urea ABC transporter permease subunit UrtB is translated as MVVVLGGVGQLAGTVYAALGLGILNKLLEGWTGAVLAKIAVLVFIIIFIQKRPQGIFAMKGRSAEA